The DNA region GAGCTGGGCGAGCAGTTCGTCGCGCGAGAGGCGTGCGCGGTGGGCGCCCGGCAGCGGCAACGGAAAGCGTGCGGCGGCGACGCCTTCGCGGACCGCCGAGAGTGCGTCTAGCAGTTCAGGCCGTACGTTCAAGATCGCCACATGCGCAGAATGCCCAAATTCGGCATGTTTTTGAAGCGTATCCACGGCTCTGCGGGGCGAAAACAATCGGTTTCGGGCGCGAATGGAGCCATTCGCGCCATGTGACCCACAGGTCGAACCCGTCCCCGCCGAGACAGCCATAACGACTGAGCAACACCCGCGCGGCTCGCGGCGAAAACCGCTGCACGAATCGCACCGGCCTGCGATTATCGGGAGCGCTTCACTGAACCTCCACATGGCGTCGCGGACGTGAAGCACACAGCGCCAGCCACGGGGACCCCTATCCTTGACCGCGCCACGGTCACCCGGAGGCCCGCCCGAATCCTCCGCGACCGAGACCGGCCCCCGTAGCTCAGTGGATAGAGCAGGCGCCTTCTAAGCGCTTGGCCGCAGGTTCGAGTCCTGCCGGGGGCGCTTACGATCGCCGTTCTCTACGCACGTAGAGGGCGGCGTTTCCGCGAGCGGCCGCCGGCTTGGGACGGGGCCCGGGTCGCGCATGAGAACGCGGTCCGCCGGACGGTGACGTCGGCCGATTACGACCGCAGCCGTCTTCGGCGAGACCGGTCGCGGAGCGGCATGTCGGTGGCACTTACACAATCTCGGGGCGTGCGCCATGATCGGGACCTGACAAGACCATCAGGCGACCCAGGGGGAATCACGATGTTCAAAGCGAGATCCGGTTCGGGGCTTTCCCGGCGCGGACTGCTCAAGGCGGGAGGCGCGACCGTCCTCGCCGCCGGAGCGGGCGGTGCGCTGACCGTCGGCGAGGCGTCCGCGGCCGTGCCCGCGTCGAAGCGGTTCGACCTGTCCACGCCCTCGTACGACGTGTTCCGTAAGGCGCTGCTGCACGAGAAGCACCACGCGATGCAGGGCATGGCGTTCGACCCCGGGAACGGGCACCTGTTCATCTCCCAGGTGCGGGACGGCAGTTCGGGCGACGACCTGTGCATCAACCGGCTCGACGGTTCCGGGAAGGTCACCGGCACCATGCACCTCGACAACGCCGGTCACGGTGTGTCGATCGGCGTGGAGCCGAACGGGAAGGACTCGTTCGTGTGGGTCGAGTGCGACTCCGACGCGAACGACGACAGCGGCCGTGGCACCGCACTGGCCCGGTTCAAGTTCGTCGACGGGGAGGCCCCGTCCGGGGTGAAGAAGTTCTTCACCGGCAGCAAGACCATCACCTGTGCCACCGACCCGGTCAACAAGCGCATCCTGGTCCGCCGCAAGGAGTCGGGCAGGTTCATCTACCGGCTGTACGACTTCGCCGGCATGGACGTCGAGAACGGCACGTTCACCGACGAGCTGGCGAAGATCAGCCAGCCGAAGCTCGGCGACGGCTCGGTGACGTTCCAGGGCTACGCCGTGTTCGGCAGCTACCTCTACACACTGGACGGCGAGGGCCACGCCGACCCCGCCGACATCGACTCGTTCGTGACGGCCACCGATCTCAACACCGGCAAGGTCGTCGAGCGGTTCCTCACCAAGGCCGGCAAGTCGCTGGTGTTCCGCGAGCCGGAAGGCATGGCGGTGACCCGGACTTCCGGCGGCGAGGTCCGTCTCTGCCTCGGATTCGCCTCCCGCACGAGCATCGGCGACATCGACCGGTACGCCAACGTCTTCCAAAAGAACGTCCTCGTCTGACCGCCGCCCGCGGCCCGGCCGCACCGAAGATTCCGGATCGCGTCCACCCCGCCCGAAGCGGGGTGGACGCCCGGCCGGGGCGGCAGGTGTGCGCGGTCAGGGGCACAGGGGGTGAGGAGGGCCTTGATGGCGCGGCGCTCGTCCATCGCCCTGTAGCCCTCGGCGACCTGTTCCAGAGGCAGGGTCAGATCGAAGACCCTGCCCGGGTCGATCCGGCCCGACAGGACCAGGTCGATCAGGTCGGGCAGGTAGCGGCGCACGGGGGCGGGGCCGCCGCGCAGCGCGACGTGGGAGAACAGCTCCTGTCCTTCGACGGCCTCGTGTGGGACGCCGACGAAGCCGACGTTGCCGCCCGGCCGTGCCGAACGGAGGGCCTGACGCATGGCTTCGGCGGTGCCCACGCACTCCAGCACCGCGTCGGCGCCTATGCCTCCGGTGAGGTCCTTGACGCGTGCGACGCCGTCCTCGCCGCGCTCGGCGACGACATCGGTCGCGCCGAACTCGCGGGCGAGCTTCTGCCGCGGCTCGTGGCGGCTCATGGCGACGATCCGCTCCGCGCCCTGCTGCCTGGCGGCGATCGCCCCGCACAGCCCCACCGCGCCGTCGCCGACGACCACGGCGGTTGAGCCGGGCCTGACTTCGGCGGCGAGGGCCGCGTACCAGCCGGTGCCCATCACGTCCGTGACGGCCAGCAGGCCGGGCAGGAACTCGTCTGCCGGGTGCCCGTCGGTGGCGACCAGCGTGCCCTGGGCGTCGGGGATACGTACGTAGTCGGCCTGGCAGGTGCTCAGGAACGCGCGGTGCAGGCAGCTCGACTGCCAGCCGTTACGGCAGTTCGCGCAGGTGTCGTCCGAGGGTGACTCGCTGCCCGCGCGAAACGCGGTTTCCCTGGACGTCGGGCACCGCAGTCGGCGAGGCACCTTCGCCCTGTTCGCCCCGCCCTGTGCTGCGCGGTCAGCCGTCCAGGCCGCAGATCGCCTCGACGGTGAGCTGGTGTATCCGCACCATGTCGAGGTAGTCGGAGATCCGCACCCGCTCGTCCGGCATCGTGTTGTACTTCCCGCCCGGTCCGCACACCAGGCCCGGCATCCCCGCGGCGTGCTGAAGCAGCGAGGCGTCGCTGCCGTAGAAGCAGTACGGGCGGACGGCGCCGGTCGGCTGTTCCTCGCCGCGGACGGTGCGGTACGCGGCGTTCACCGCGGCGACGACCTGTCCGTCCGGGTCGGCGAAGAACGGCTGGTCCATGGTCGGACCGTCGCCGTCGGCGCGGGTGACCTCGGCGCGCACCCCCGGGTGGCGGCCGCAGACCCGAGCGCCGCGTGGACCACGGCCTGCTGCCCGCGATCGTCTCCGTTTGCGCACAGGCCGGCTTCGTACCCCGGATTCGCTACGAGGCGCTGGGGACGCCGCTGGTGCTGGGGCTGGTCGCGGCGGGGGACGGCGTGGCGCTGGTGTCGGCCGCCGTCGCACGCGGGCCGCACCGAGGCGTGCGCTTCGCCCGGATCAGTACGCCGCGGGCCGTCTCGCCGATCCTGCTCGCCTGGCGCCGTGGCATCCCGGACGAACTGGCGCACCAGCTCGCGGACTTGCTGCATCGGGCCGCACGCGACGTGGACGGCGCGGAGGGTGCCGAGCGCGCGGAGGGTGCCGACCGCGCGGAGGGCGAGCCCCCAGGCGGGACGTGATCG from Streptomyces marispadix includes:
- a CDS encoding LysR substrate-binding domain-containing protein, translated to MDHGLLPAIVSVCAQAGFVPRIRYEALGTPLVLGLVAAGDGVALVSAAVARGPHRGVRFARISTPRAVSPILLAWRRGIPDELAHQLADLLHRAARDVDGAEGAERAEGADRAEGEPPGGT
- a CDS encoding phage baseplate protein — its product is MFKARSGSGLSRRGLLKAGGATVLAAGAGGALTVGEASAAVPASKRFDLSTPSYDVFRKALLHEKHHAMQGMAFDPGNGHLFISQVRDGSSGDDLCINRLDGSGKVTGTMHLDNAGHGVSIGVEPNGKDSFVWVECDSDANDDSGRGTALARFKFVDGEAPSGVKKFFTGSKTITCATDPVNKRILVRRKESGRFIYRLYDFAGMDVENGTFTDELAKISQPKLGDGSVTFQGYAVFGSYLYTLDGEGHADPADIDSFVTATDLNTGKVVERFLTKAGKSLVFREPEGMAVTRTSGGEVRLCLGFASRTSIGDIDRYANVFQKNVLV
- a CDS encoding M20/M25/M40 family metallo-hydrolase encodes the protein MDQPFFADPDGQVVAAVNAAYRTVRGEEQPTGAVRPYCFYGSDASLLQHAAGMPGLVCGPGGKYNTMPDERVRISDYLDMVRIHQLTVEAICGLDG